The following are from one region of the Cyanobium gracile PCC 6307 genome:
- a CDS encoding Ycf66 family protein: MVNASLNWASIVGIVLAVGGAFLYFMRSFKPALARDYDVFFAAIGLLCGGILFFQGWRLDPILQFGQFLLAGTTVFFAYESVRLRGVTTEQARRSSYFDDEEPAAPFRPRGGLGGGRSWDDEPDRFDEPEPLRRRIPSREEPEDDFYRPRRPSRAAIPERAASRRDEPESWDNPRGERPSGRPERPPLDDRPDGIAGRYSAGGQGRAAAGDFGARRRDRDSAPEPRRGSRPVAAADTVPRSTRRGPAPMGRDFAAGSAAAAPPGTPMGTPIRPSSRGGPADDVSDADFSPMASGRPRRAAAETRPPAADPPARPPAARDNSSRFDD; this comes from the coding sequence GTGGTCAACGCCAGCCTCAACTGGGCCAGCATCGTCGGCATCGTCCTGGCGGTCGGTGGAGCCTTCCTCTATTTCATGAGGAGCTTCAAGCCGGCCCTGGCCCGGGACTACGACGTGTTCTTCGCCGCCATCGGCCTGCTCTGCGGCGGCATCCTCTTCTTCCAGGGCTGGCGCCTGGATCCGATCCTGCAGTTCGGCCAGTTTCTGCTGGCCGGCACCACGGTCTTCTTCGCCTACGAGAGCGTGCGCCTGCGGGGGGTGACCACCGAGCAGGCCCGCCGCTCCTCCTATTTCGACGACGAGGAACCCGCCGCCCCCTTCCGGCCCCGGGGCGGCCTCGGCGGTGGCCGCAGCTGGGACGACGAGCCCGACCGGTTCGATGAGCCTGAGCCGCTGCGGCGCCGCATCCCCTCTCGGGAAGAGCCCGAGGACGACTTCTACCGGCCGCGCCGTCCCAGCCGGGCCGCCATCCCCGAGCGGGCCGCCAGCCGCCGCGACGAGCCGGAATCCTGGGACAACCCCAGGGGCGAGCGCCCCTCCGGCCGCCCCGAGCGCCCTCCCCTCGACGATCGTCCCGACGGGATCGCCGGCCGCTACAGCGCCGGTGGTCAGGGCCGCGCCGCCGCCGGTGATTTCGGAGCCCGTCGCCGCGACCGCGACAGCGCCCCCGAGCCCCGCCGCGGCTCCCGTCCGGTGGCGGCGGCCGACACGGTTCCCCGCTCCACCCGCCGGGGCCCAGCCCCGATGGGCCGGGACTTCGCTGCCGGTTCCGCGGCCGCCGCTCCGCCGGGCACACCCATGGGCACCCCGATTCGCCCCAGCTCGCGGGGCGGCCCCGCCGATGACGTCAGTGATGCCGACTTCTCGCCGATGGCCAGCGGCCGGCCACGGCGCGCGGCCGCGGAGACCCGCCCGCCGGCGG